The Armatimonas rosea genome includes a window with the following:
- a CDS encoding DUF1559 domain-containing protein yields the protein MKTRAFTLIELLVVIAIIAILAAILFPVFAQAREKARQTACLANCKQIGTAVMMYVQDYDETLPLINMADPQTGSVNCYANYKWQDELYPYIKNAGIFSCPSDSDPNKVWRTQPERLALSPACNTGRSPGGSYSANAWYDHVPVTSGASAPFRASMAAIEAPADTIFISETNPNVNGQLWTTAPVLAGAPTAVTTTLRQMIIAPAAVPPVFGYTDGAGRKFWVLGRHSEFANQVFVDGHAKAMKIGQLATRRTNSAGVVVYPYWTNEQD from the coding sequence ATGAAGACCCGAGCCTTCACGCTCATCGAGCTCTTGGTGGTTATCGCGATTATTGCCATTCTTGCGGCGATTCTCTTCCCTGTCTTTGCCCAAGCCCGTGAAAAAGCACGCCAGACGGCCTGCCTGGCCAACTGCAAGCAGATCGGTACTGCGGTGATGATGTATGTTCAGGACTACGACGAGACCCTGCCGCTCATCAACATGGCCGATCCTCAGACCGGGAGTGTCAACTGCTACGCCAACTACAAGTGGCAAGACGAGCTCTACCCCTACATCAAGAATGCGGGTATCTTCTCCTGCCCCAGCGACTCCGATCCCAATAAAGTCTGGCGCACCCAGCCCGAGCGCCTGGCACTCTCGCCTGCTTGTAACACGGGCCGTAGTCCCGGAGGAAGCTACTCCGCCAATGCTTGGTACGACCATGTCCCAGTGACCAGCGGGGCCAGCGCTCCCTTCCGTGCCAGCATGGCCGCTATCGAGGCCCCCGCCGACACGATCTTCATCTCAGAGACCAACCCCAATGTCAATGGGCAGCTCTGGACCACCGCTCCCGTTCTCGCCGGAGCGCCCACCGCCGTCACCACCACTCTCCGCCAGATGATTATCGCCCCAGCAGCGGTTCCGCCGGTCTTTGGCTACACCGACGGTGCGGGGCGCAAGTTCTGGGTTCTGGGACGGCATAGCGAGTTTGCCAACCAGGTCTTTGTGGACGGCCATGCCAAGGCTATGAAGATCGGACAGCTGGCAACCCGACGTACCAACTCTGCCGGTGTGGTAGTCTATCCCTACTGGACCAACGAACAGGACTAG
- a CDS encoding ArnT family glycosyltransferase, whose product MTRTARSALFLIGALTLFRLFYGAQLGLAWDEAYYWQWSRHLDLSYYDQGPGIAYCLRLGTLVAGHTHLGIRLVPIIFAALGGWLTFLTTRRWLGEAVAWWMLLLLSLAPLYAAGSLLATYDSPLVICWIVALWLLTKLLQEDKPALWYAVGPVVALGIASKLTTLMIAPGVLLLLALVPDYRKWLRTPHPYLAFGIAVLGLLPYALWDKQHEQMFSLHIKTLSQRHTDAAFGRWFGDFLAGQALFVGPVVWVLSLWCLVKLKTIVRDEKSRAFVLAFTLPLLAVCVWTSLRSKLEINWPTTMHLASMLPVAVLFDRLWREGKRTLPRITLGINGFLCLLAFFPGAPGALGLTLPAEPFTKLNEPYGWPELMTQTAAAGERLKAEGREVAYGSVTYRVNSAMAFYLPGQPETNGLYFNVRWDNYKLWTDDKALVGKSLVMVNDVEDEKGSMELARQYFSSIEALPPILLTRPGYNKPVKRWYIYLCRDFKGYDPKKHQDGY is encoded by the coding sequence ATGACACGGACGGCTCGCTCGGCGCTGTTTTTAATCGGTGCGCTGACTCTCTTTCGGCTCTTCTACGGCGCACAGCTTGGGCTGGCGTGGGACGAGGCGTACTACTGGCAGTGGAGCCGGCACCTCGACCTCTCCTACTACGACCAAGGGCCGGGGATCGCCTACTGCCTACGGCTCGGGACCCTGGTGGCCGGCCACACGCACCTGGGGATTCGGCTTGTCCCAATTATCTTTGCCGCGCTGGGCGGCTGGCTGACCTTCCTCACCACCCGGCGCTGGCTGGGCGAGGCCGTGGCGTGGTGGATGCTCCTGCTGCTCTCGCTCGCTCCACTCTATGCTGCCGGTAGCCTGCTGGCCACCTACGACAGCCCGCTGGTGATCTGCTGGATTGTCGCGCTCTGGCTGCTGACCAAGCTCCTCCAAGAGGACAAGCCCGCGCTCTGGTACGCCGTGGGCCCGGTTGTGGCGCTGGGGATTGCGTCGAAGCTGACCACCCTCATGATCGCCCCCGGCGTCCTCCTGCTCCTGGCACTGGTCCCCGACTACCGCAAGTGGCTGCGTACGCCCCACCCCTATCTTGCCTTTGGGATCGCCGTGCTGGGGCTCTTGCCCTATGCGCTCTGGGACAAGCAGCACGAGCAGATGTTCTCGCTCCACATCAAGACCCTCTCCCAGCGCCACACCGATGCCGCCTTTGGCCGCTGGTTCGGGGACTTTCTGGCCGGGCAGGCACTCTTTGTAGGGCCAGTGGTCTGGGTTCTCTCGCTGTGGTGCCTGGTGAAGCTCAAGACCATTGTCCGCGACGAAAAATCCCGCGCTTTTGTGCTGGCCTTCACGCTCCCGCTGCTTGCAGTCTGTGTCTGGACCTCGCTGCGCTCCAAGCTGGAGATCAACTGGCCCACGACCATGCACCTGGCGAGCATGCTGCCGGTTGCGGTGCTCTTTGACCGGCTCTGGCGCGAGGGCAAGCGCACACTGCCTCGCATCACCTTGGGAATCAATGGCTTTCTCTGCCTGCTGGCCTTTTTCCCCGGCGCGCCCGGCGCTCTGGGGCTTACCCTCCCTGCCGAGCCCTTCACCAAGCTCAACGAGCCCTACGGCTGGCCCGAGCTGATGACCCAGACCGCGGCGGCGGGCGAGAGGCTCAAGGCCGAGGGGCGAGAGGTGGCCTACGGGAGCGTGACGTACCGTGTCAACTCGGCGATGGCGTTCTATCTCCCCGGCCAGCCCGAGACCAATGGCCTCTACTTCAATGTGCGCTGGGACAACTACAAGCTCTGGACCGACGACAAAGCGCTGGTGGGCAAGAGTCTCGTCATGGTCAACGATGTCGAGGATGAGAAGGGGAGCATGGAGCTCGCCCGACAGTACTTCTCTTCCATCGAGGCACTGCCTCCGATCTTGCTCACCCGCCCTGGCTACAACAAGCCCGTCAAGCGCTGGTACATCTACCTCTGCCGAGACTTCAAGGGCTACGACCCGAAAAAACACCAAGACGGTTACTAG
- a CDS encoding PEP-CTERM sorting domain-containing protein: MNLQTVLLTLILGTISLAPAHAGDSIPFCKPTPAPICNPVPNCNPVPNCNPTPKPGTPTTPNCVPEPATLSLALLGLLPLARRRK; the protein is encoded by the coding sequence ATGAACCTTCAAACCGTATTACTCACCCTGATCCTTGGAACGATCTCGCTTGCTCCTGCGCATGCGGGCGATAGCATCCCCTTTTGCAAGCCCACCCCGGCCCCGATCTGTAACCCGGTTCCGAACTGTAACCCGGTTCCTAACTGCAATCCCACTCCCAAGCCGGGGACACCGACGACCCCCAACTGCGTCCCCGAGCCCGCCACCCTAAGCCTGGCGCTCCTGGGCCTGCTGCCTTTGGCCCGCCGTCGCAAGTAG
- a CDS encoding formylglycine-generating enzyme family protein, translating into MKALLRASAALLFLAGCAQTPKSLPPTPNGMVLIPAGDALVGTDDPDSDDERRPLHRVSLPAFWIDRTEVTNAEFARFRPGHTFAPGQEKLPATGVTYDDAAAYARWVGKRLPTEDEWEKAARGTDGRAYPWGNRWDKSKVAARAPKPTQRLACGKPSRVRPVGSVPAGASPFGCLDMAGNAWEWVQGHPNGNPEQRILKGGAVGYSERGCRSYERGIEGAKAT; encoded by the coding sequence ATGAAAGCCCTTCTACGAGCCAGTGCGGCGCTGTTGTTTCTGGCCGGGTGTGCCCAGACGCCCAAGAGCCTGCCACCCACGCCCAATGGAATGGTGCTGATTCCCGCCGGGGACGCCCTCGTGGGCACCGATGACCCCGATAGCGACGACGAGCGTCGCCCACTGCACCGCGTCTCCCTACCCGCTTTTTGGATCGACCGTACCGAGGTGACCAATGCGGAGTTTGCTCGCTTTCGGCCCGGCCACACGTTCGCGCCCGGCCAGGAGAAGCTCCCCGCTACCGGAGTCACCTACGACGACGCGGCGGCCTACGCGCGCTGGGTGGGCAAGCGGCTCCCCACAGAGGACGAGTGGGAGAAGGCGGCACGGGGCACCGATGGCCGCGCCTATCCCTGGGGCAACCGCTGGGACAAGAGCAAGGTCGCGGCGCGCGCTCCCAAGCCCACCCAGCGCCTCGCGTGTGGCAAGCCCTCCCGCGTCCGCCCCGTTGGCTCGGTACCCGCCGGTGCCAGTCCCTTCGGCTGCTTGGACATGGCGGGAAATGCCTGGGAGTGGGTACAGGGACACCCCAACGGAAACCCCGAGCAGAGGATCCTCAAGGGCGGCGCGGTCGGCTACAGCGAGCGTGGCTGCCGGAGCTACGAGCGGGGGATCGAGGGCGCAAAGGCCACGTGA
- a CDS encoding rhamnogalacturonan acetylesterase has protein sequence MIFHFGGTTTELALTDRFDAQRGFGFVYPEPPSFALRVPEGNYDIALTLTGPGEVTVKAEMRRLLLEPTRLRAGETKRLAWTVNVRRPQLPSGASVRLKKDEQGHLDWDELLSLEFHCPMSCLTELRVTPNTSAPTLYIAGDSTVTDQPGAPFAAWGQLLPRFFGPGLAVANHAESGESLKSFVGERRLAKIESTIRKGDYLFIQFTHNDQKPGANFVEPFTTYQDELRRFIAVAKKAGATPVLVTSMYRRRFDGQGKLTDTLGDYPEAMRQLAKAESLTLIDLHAQSKLVFEALGPEPSKRAFVHTETIKDDTHFSSYGAYLLARCVVAGLQKSDLPLKRFLAAGLSSFDPTKPPAPESWRLPEAH, from the coding sequence ATGATTTTTCACTTTGGCGGGACAACAACGGAGCTTGCTCTTACGGATCGCTTTGACGCGCAGCGGGGCTTTGGGTTTGTCTACCCAGAGCCCCCCAGCTTCGCCCTGCGTGTCCCCGAGGGCAACTACGATATCGCGCTGACTCTCACCGGGCCGGGCGAGGTGACAGTCAAGGCGGAGATGCGGCGCTTGCTCTTGGAGCCGACGCGGCTTCGGGCAGGGGAGACAAAGCGGCTGGCGTGGACCGTGAACGTGCGGCGGCCCCAGCTGCCCAGCGGCGCGAGCGTGCGGCTCAAGAAAGACGAGCAAGGGCACTTGGACTGGGACGAGCTACTCTCGCTGGAGTTTCACTGCCCTATGAGCTGCCTCACCGAGCTACGGGTGACCCCCAACACAAGCGCACCGACTCTCTATATCGCGGGCGACTCCACGGTGACCGACCAGCCCGGTGCGCCGTTTGCCGCGTGGGGCCAGCTCCTGCCGCGCTTCTTTGGACCGGGGCTCGCAGTCGCCAACCATGCGGAGTCGGGGGAGTCCTTGAAGAGCTTTGTGGGGGAGCGGCGCCTCGCCAAGATCGAGAGCACGATCCGTAAGGGGGACTATCTATTTATCCAGTTCACCCACAACGACCAGAAGCCGGGCGCAAACTTTGTCGAGCCCTTCACGACCTACCAAGACGAGCTTCGGCGCTTTATCGCCGTGGCGAAGAAAGCAGGCGCGACTCCGGTGCTAGTGACCTCGATGTACCGCCGCCGCTTTGATGGGCAAGGTAAGCTGACCGACACGCTGGGGGACTACCCCGAGGCGATGCGCCAGCTGGCAAAGGCGGAGAGCCTGACCCTGATCGACCTCCATGCCCAGAGCAAGCTTGTCTTTGAGGCACTGGGGCCGGAGCCCTCCAAGCGCGCCTTTGTCCACACCGAGACCATCAAGGACGATACCCACTTCTCGAGCTACGGTGCCTACTTGCTGGCCCGCTGCGTGGTGGCAGGGCTTCAAAAGAGCGACCTGCCGCTCAAGCGCTTTCTTGCGGCAGGTCTCTCGTCGTTTGATCCCACGAAGCCGCCCGCTCCGGAGAGCTGGCGGCTCCCCGAGGCTCACTGA
- a CDS encoding class I SAM-dependent methyltransferase, protein MSRTSFALPEELHAYLLAVGTRPDSVRLALREATNALPNSGMQISVEQGEFMDLLLKLIGAKKCLEIGTFTGYSALVTAQALPDDGKVICCDVSDDYTKVGKPFWAEAGVAHKIDLRIAPAVETLDALLEGGHAGTFDFLFIDADKHNYDHYYERGLKLLKQGGLIGIDNTLWSGKVIDDEVQDPDTVALRALNAKIHADPRVQVSMIPIGDGLTLCRKN, encoded by the coding sequence ATGTCAAGAACCTCTTTTGCGCTCCCCGAAGAGCTGCATGCCTACCTCCTCGCGGTCGGCACCCGCCCCGACTCTGTCCGCCTGGCCCTGCGCGAGGCCACCAACGCCCTCCCCAACTCCGGGATGCAGATCAGTGTCGAGCAGGGCGAGTTCATGGACCTGCTCCTCAAGCTCATTGGCGCTAAGAAGTGCCTGGAGATCGGCACCTTCACCGGCTACTCCGCACTCGTCACCGCGCAGGCGCTCCCCGACGATGGCAAAGTCATCTGCTGTGATGTCTCCGATGACTACACCAAGGTCGGTAAGCCGTTCTGGGCCGAGGCGGGCGTGGCTCACAAGATCGACCTGCGGATCGCGCCGGCAGTCGAGACACTCGATGCGCTCCTCGAAGGCGGCCACGCGGGGACGTTTGACTTTCTCTTTATCGATGCCGACAAGCACAACTACGACCACTACTACGAGCGTGGCTTGAAGCTGCTCAAGCAAGGCGGCCTGATCGGGATCGATAACACGCTCTGGAGCGGGAAAGTAATCGACGACGAGGTCCAGGACCCGGACACCGTGGCCCTGCGCGCCCTCAACGCCAAGATCCACGCCGACCCCCGGGTGCAGGTCTCGA
- a CDS encoding rhamnogalacturonan acetylesterase: MLNRRELLLASGALLLPPSEEPSTLWLIGDSTVKNNTKGQQGWGTALPPLVDSPTLKVVNKALGGRSSRSFLTEGLWDAVAKELKKGDIVVMQFGHNDGGDKFKGTRPRASIKGNGEETETGTVEATGKEETVHSYGWYLRKYTTDAKAKGATVVICSPIPRNIWKDGKVGRASGDYGKWAKEAAAQEKVHFLDLNTLIADRYDQLGEEKVAPLFFGDHTHTSPEGAALNAQVVAEGLKKLKLLA; encoded by the coding sequence ATGCTTAACCGTCGCGAACTCTTACTTGCTTCAGGAGCCTTGCTCCTCCCTCCCTCCGAGGAGCCCTCGACCCTCTGGCTAATCGGGGACTCGACGGTTAAGAACAACACCAAGGGGCAGCAGGGCTGGGGAACCGCCCTGCCGCCTCTGGTGGACTCCCCCACGCTAAAAGTGGTCAACAAGGCTCTCGGGGGCCGCAGTAGCCGCAGCTTCCTGACCGAGGGGCTCTGGGACGCGGTCGCTAAGGAGCTCAAAAAGGGCGATATCGTCGTGATGCAGTTCGGGCACAACGACGGTGGCGATAAGTTCAAGGGCACCCGCCCCCGGGCCTCGATCAAGGGCAACGGCGAGGAGACCGAGACGGGAACTGTGGAGGCAACGGGGAAAGAGGAGACTGTCCATAGCTACGGCTGGTACCTGCGCAAGTACACCACCGATGCCAAGGCCAAGGGCGCGACCGTTGTCATCTGCTCCCCGATTCCCCGCAATATCTGGAAAGACGGCAAGGTCGGGCGCGCCTCGGGCGACTACGGCAAGTGGGCCAAAGAGGCTGCGGCGCAAGAGAAGGTCCACTTCCTCGACCTCAACACCCTGATCGCCGACCGCTACGACCAGCTGGGCGAGGAGAAAGTGGCCCCCCTCTTCTTTGGCGACCACACCCACACCAGCCCTGAGGGTGCGGCTCTCAACGCCCAGGTTGTCGCGGAGGGGCTCAAGAAACTCAAGCTCTTGGCCTAG
- the pelA gene encoding pectate lyase, producing the protein MRQTVTWKTILNQPAGWYKTPEAQKIAKNVLLYQHANGGWEKNLDMLLPPKTPPKETTIDNGATTTQLTFLARVGTPECRTAALKALDFLLAAQYPNGGWPQFFPLKKGYYTHITFNDDAMVHVLTVLRELAQNKPDYAFVDAAQRQKSAQAVTKGIACILKCQVVQGGKKTVWCAQHDEVTFAPAKARAYELPSLSGSESVDILRFLMGEKPTPALVEAIEGGVAWLKANAIQGIRIEKQGDDKVVVRDPSAPPLWARFYDLETGKPFFCGRDGIKKATLAEIEKERRTGYAWYTNRGEKLLSDDYPAWKEKRKHP; encoded by the coding sequence ATGCGCCAAACTGTCACGTGGAAGACGATCCTCAACCAGCCGGCAGGCTGGTACAAGACCCCGGAGGCACAGAAAATCGCCAAGAATGTCCTCCTCTACCAGCACGCCAATGGGGGCTGGGAGAAGAACCTGGACATGCTCCTGCCCCCCAAGACCCCGCCCAAAGAGACCACGATCGACAACGGGGCCACGACCACCCAGCTGACTTTCCTCGCCCGTGTGGGCACGCCCGAGTGCCGCACCGCCGCCCTCAAGGCCCTGGATTTCTTACTGGCGGCGCAGTACCCCAACGGTGGATGGCCCCAGTTCTTCCCCCTGAAAAAGGGCTACTACACGCATATCACCTTCAACGACGATGCCATGGTGCATGTGCTGACCGTGCTCCGGGAGCTCGCTCAGAACAAGCCTGACTATGCCTTTGTCGATGCCGCACAGCGGCAAAAGAGCGCCCAGGCCGTCACCAAGGGAATCGCCTGTATCCTCAAGTGCCAGGTCGTTCAGGGGGGAAAGAAGACTGTCTGGTGCGCCCAGCACGATGAAGTCACGTTTGCGCCCGCCAAGGCGCGCGCCTACGAGCTTCCCAGCCTCTCGGGGAGCGAGTCCGTGGATATCCTGCGCTTCCTGATGGGAGAGAAGCCCACCCCCGCCCTTGTCGAGGCAATCGAGGGCGGAGTCGCCTGGCTCAAGGCCAACGCGATCCAAGGCATCCGTATCGAGAAGCAAGGCGACGATAAAGTGGTTGTTCGCGATCCCAGTGCCCCCCCGCTCTGGGCACGCTTCTACGACCTAGAGACCGGAAAGCCCTTCTTCTGTGGGCGCGATGGGATCAAGAAAGCGACGCTCGCCGAGATCGAGAAAGAGCGGCGCACGGGCTATGCCTGGTACACCAACCGCGGGGAGAAGCTCCTCAGCGACGACTACCCAGCCTGGAAAGAAAAGAGAAAACACCCCTAA
- a CDS encoding prepilin-type N-terminal cleavage/methylation domain-containing protein has translation MKNRAFTLIELLVVIAIIAILAAILFPVFAQARAKARQIACLSNQKEIGTAFMMYVQDYDETFPFSDYGPSGGADYMVWPFLVEPYIKGGVQGTTNKNQKKSIFVCPDNGAATPDSFFTGFAAARGLLNYNVNRYLMEANRNNQGLNAGLTVQSMAAIEAPASLVMVCEALGTLPEIQGRDNRYTTASDQHNAGYMNARTRHSGGANFTFADGHSKWFKAPQNYQARSLNGVIWTKCDGPLGANGAGWFQPLSGTLPTTNAACQ, from the coding sequence ATGAAAAACCGAGCCTTTACCCTGATTGAGCTCCTCGTCGTTATTGCTATTATCGCTATCTTGGCCGCCATTCTCTTTCCTGTCTTTGCCCAAGCACGCGCCAAGGCACGCCAGATCGCCTGTCTCTCCAACCAAAAAGAGATCGGGACCGCCTTTATGATGTACGTGCAGGACTACGATGAGACCTTCCCCTTCTCTGACTACGGTCCCAGCGGCGGGGCGGACTACATGGTCTGGCCGTTTCTGGTCGAGCCCTACATCAAAGGCGGTGTCCAAGGCACCACCAACAAGAACCAGAAGAAGTCCATCTTTGTCTGCCCCGACAATGGCGCGGCGACACCCGACTCCTTCTTTACCGGGTTCGCGGCCGCCCGTGGTCTGCTCAACTACAATGTCAACCGCTACCTCATGGAGGCCAACCGCAACAACCAGGGGCTCAATGCGGGGCTAACCGTGCAGTCGATGGCGGCAATCGAGGCCCCAGCAAGCCTGGTGATGGTCTGCGAGGCCCTCGGAACCCTCCCCGAGATCCAGGGCCGCGACAACCGCTACACCACGGCATCCGACCAGCACAACGCCGGCTACATGAACGCCCGCACACGCCACAGCGGCGGGGCGAACTTCACCTTCGCCGACGGCCACTCCAAGTGGTTTAAGGCCCCGCAGAACTACCAGGCGCGGAGCCTCAATGGCGTGATCTGGACCAAGTGCGATGGCCCGCTGGGTGCCAATGGTGCCGGGTGGTTCCAGCCGCTCTCGGGGACACTTCCCACCACCAACGCCGCCTGTCAGTGA
- a CDS encoding DUF1559 domain-containing protein: MRRFFTLIELLVVIAIIAILAAILFPVFSQAREKARQAACLSNLRQLGLGFGMYTQDYDERLPDRRDLKTSLGYKPWGAAWPTSDPRGGWVVPVLDPYLKNREILSCPSVAGKMAGVVQVEQSGARYWLWRFDRPDNPVPLDNFWGKTPDQAVDELRQANNPQAGLPDGVAEVELAVDPYFPKTIPTVPATLKGKAVHLGGRNRLFLDGHAKWLRDVRTD; encoded by the coding sequence ATGCGACGATTCTTTACCCTCATCGAGCTTCTCGTTGTGATCGCCATTATCGCGATTCTGGCGGCGATCCTCTTTCCCGTGTTCTCCCAAGCCCGTGAGAAAGCGCGCCAGGCCGCCTGCCTCTCCAACCTGCGCCAGCTAGGGCTGGGGTTTGGGATGTACACGCAGGACTACGACGAGCGCCTGCCGGACCGGCGCGATCTGAAGACCTCCCTGGGGTACAAGCCCTGGGGCGCGGCCTGGCCGACCAGCGATCCCCGTGGGGGCTGGGTGGTGCCCGTGCTCGATCCCTACCTCAAGAACCGGGAGATTCTCTCCTGCCCCAGCGTGGCGGGGAAGATGGCGGGTGTCGTGCAGGTGGAGCAGAGCGGCGCGCGCTACTGGCTCTGGCGCTTCGATCGCCCCGACAACCCCGTGCCACTGGATAACTTCTGGGGCAAGACCCCCGATCAGGCGGTGGACGAGCTACGCCAGGCCAACAACCCACAGGCCGGGCTCCCCGATGGGGTCGCGGAGGTGGAGCTGGCGGTCGATCCCTACTTCCCCAAGACCATCCCCACGGTCCCTGCTACGCTCAAGGGAAAGGCGGTCCATCTAGGCGGGCGCAACCGGCTCTTCCTCGATGGCCACGCCAAGTGGCTCCGGGACGTACGGACGGACTAG
- a CDS encoding LacI family DNA-binding transcriptional regulator translates to MRKPTTLKDVAGALGMHKSTVSLALSGKGTISAETRRRVRQVAQELGYEPNLLAQRLAGSVEAATVYVLSGVLDVGIATEKILLIQQELSARGFEVPLYTWHSHSASAENSERQAAQVRSLCRQRPRAIVCAVQRLPDAILQELDAYQARGGIVISYDIQVPYEWDQVVFDREENAYRAAKYLLEKGHRKIGLGMSHLREPVSPTDPQAHRLRGFQRALAEYGVAFRPEWLFHTSTYERGGAELAKQFLALSERPTALSIVNDYMAMALMNELTRAGVRLPEELSLIGHDNQPIAAYCPVPLTTLTQPIEAIADAVIAQLLKRLDDHEAPPERLAIESLLVERQSVALHKE, encoded by the coding sequence ATGAGGAAACCAACAACACTCAAGGATGTGGCCGGCGCACTGGGGATGCACAAGTCCACGGTCTCGCTCGCGCTCTCGGGCAAGGGGACGATCTCCGCAGAAACACGCCGACGGGTGCGGCAAGTGGCGCAAGAGCTGGGCTACGAGCCCAATCTCCTGGCACAGCGGCTCGCGGGCAGTGTCGAGGCAGCGACCGTCTACGTGCTCAGCGGGGTGCTCGATGTGGGAATCGCCACGGAGAAGATCCTGCTCATCCAGCAAGAGCTCAGCGCCCGTGGTTTTGAGGTCCCTCTCTACACCTGGCACTCCCACAGCGCCTCGGCTGAGAATAGCGAGCGCCAGGCCGCGCAGGTGCGGAGCCTCTGTCGCCAGCGCCCCCGCGCGATTGTCTGTGCGGTCCAGCGCCTCCCCGATGCCATCCTCCAGGAGCTTGATGCCTACCAAGCACGCGGCGGGATCGTCATCAGCTACGATATCCAAGTGCCCTACGAGTGGGATCAGGTGGTCTTTGACCGTGAGGAGAACGCCTACCGCGCCGCCAAGTACCTACTGGAGAAGGGGCACCGCAAGATCGGGCTGGGCATGTCCCACCTGCGCGAGCCCGTGAGCCCCACCGACCCCCAAGCGCACCGGCTCCGGGGCTTCCAGCGGGCCCTCGCGGAGTACGGGGTGGCGTTTCGCCCCGAGTGGCTCTTCCACACCAGCACCTACGAGCGGGGTGGTGCCGAGCTTGCCAAGCAGTTCCTCGCCCTGAGTGAGCGCCCCACGGCCCTCTCCATTGTCAATGACTACATGGCCATGGCCCTCATGAACGAGCTCACCCGCGCCGGAGTCCGCCTCCCCGAGGAGCTGAGCCTGATCGGCCACGACAACCAGCCCATCGCCGCCTACTGCCCCGTCCCGCTCACCACCCTCACGCAGCCTATCGAGGCAATCGCCGATGCCGTGATCGCGCAGCTCCTCAAGCGCCTCGACGACCACGAGGCCCCGCCGGAGCGCCTGGCTATCGAGAGCCTGCTGGTCGAGCGCCAGAGTGTGGCACTGCATAAAGAGTAA